From Streptomyces sp. NBC_01754, a single genomic window includes:
- the glnA gene encoding type I glutamate--ammonia ligase, producing the protein MDKQQEFVLRTLEERDIRFVRLWFTDVLGYLKSVAVAPAELEQAFDEGIGFDGSAIEGFARVYESDMIAKPDPGTFQILPWRAEAPGTARMFCDILMPDGSPSFADPRYVLKRILAKTSDLGFTFYTHPEIEFFLLKNKPVDGSRPTPADSSGYFDHTPQNVGMDFRRQAITMLEFMGISVEFSHHEGAPGQQEIDLRYADALSTADNIMTFRLVMKQVALEQGVQATFMPKPFSEYPGSGMHTHLSLFEGDRNAFYESGAEYQLSKVGRSFIAGLLTHAAEISAVTNQWVNSYKRIWGGSSRSAGAGGEAPSYICWGHNNRSALIRVPMYKPGKTGSARVEVRSIDSGANPYLTYAVLLAAGLKGIEEGYELPAGADDDVWALSDAERRAMGIEPLPQNLGEAIALMEKSELVAETLGEHVFDFFLRNKKQEWEEYRSEVTAFELKALLPVL; encoded by the coding sequence ACGAGGGCATCGGCTTCGACGGTTCGGCCATCGAGGGCTTCGCCCGGGTGTACGAGTCCGACATGATCGCCAAGCCGGACCCGGGCACGTTCCAGATCCTGCCCTGGCGCGCGGAGGCCCCGGGGACCGCCCGGATGTTCTGCGACATCCTGATGCCGGACGGCTCGCCGTCCTTCGCCGACCCGCGCTACGTCCTCAAGCGCATCCTCGCCAAGACCTCGGACCTGGGCTTCACCTTCTACACCCACCCCGAGATCGAGTTCTTCCTGCTGAAGAACAAGCCGGTCGACGGCTCCCGCCCCACCCCGGCCGACAGCTCCGGCTACTTCGACCACACCCCGCAGAACGTCGGCATGGACTTCCGCCGGCAGGCGATCACCATGCTCGAATTCATGGGTATCTCGGTCGAGTTCAGCCACCACGAGGGTGCCCCCGGCCAGCAGGAGATCGACCTGCGGTACGCCGACGCGCTCTCCACGGCCGACAACATCATGACCTTCCGCCTGGTCATGAAGCAGGTCGCGCTGGAGCAGGGCGTGCAGGCCACCTTCATGCCGAAACCGTTCTCGGAGTACCCGGGTTCGGGCATGCACACGCACCTCTCCCTCTTCGAGGGTGACCGCAACGCCTTCTACGAGTCGGGCGCCGAGTACCAGCTCTCCAAGGTGGGCCGCTCCTTCATCGCGGGCCTGCTCACACACGCGGCGGAGATCTCCGCCGTCACCAACCAGTGGGTCAACTCCTACAAGCGCATCTGGGGCGGCTCCAGCCGCTCCGCGGGCGCCGGCGGTGAGGCCCCCTCGTACATCTGCTGGGGCCACAACAACCGTTCCGCGCTGATCCGCGTCCCGATGTACAAGCCCGGCAAGACGGGCTCGGCCCGCGTCGAGGTCCGCTCCATCGACTCCGGCGCCAACCCCTACCTGACGTACGCGGTCCTGCTCGCCGCGGGCCTCAAGGGCATCGAGGAGGGCTACGAACTCCCGGCCGGCGCCGACGACGACGTCTGGGCCCTCTCCGACGCGGAGCGCCGCGCGATGGGCATCGAGCCACTGCCGCAGAACCTGGGCGAGGCGATCGCGCTGATGGAGAAGAGCGAGCTGGTCGCCGAGACGCTGGGCGAGCACGTCTTCGACTTCTTCCTGCGCAACAAGAAGCAGGAGTGGGAGGAGTACCGCAGCGAGGTCACGGCCTTCGAACTGAAGGCCCTGCTGCCGGTGCTGTAG